A stretch of Shinella zoogloeoides DNA encodes these proteins:
- the ftsZ gene encoding cell division protein FtsZ, with the protein MTIKLQKPDITELKPRITVFGVGGGGGNAVNNMITAGLEGVDFVVANTDAQALSMTKATRIIQMGVQVTEGLGAGSQPEVGRAAAEECIDEIIDHLNGTHMCFVTAGMGGGTGTGAAPIVAQAARNKGILTVGVVTKPFHFEGGRRMRLAEEGILELQKSVDTLIVIPNQNLFRIANDKTTFADAFAMADQVLYSGVACITDLMVKEGLINLDFADVRSVMREMGRAMMGTGEASGEGRAMAAAEAAIANPLLDETSMKGAQGLLISITGGRDLTLFEVDEAATRIREEVDPDANIILGATFDEELEGLIRVSVVATGIDRTASEVAGRSADFRSLSKPVVRPSAAVPVQQHAQPVAAAVQPQPVMQHQPVMQQPVMQQPAVQQPVADPIADAIRASEESLERELAIPAMAPAPVQPVVVHHEEPRLQNRLFAAPVETPVVQRSIPVQQPVQHAPVMQQRVEPAAPIIRQEPQAMRMPKIEDFPPVVQAEIDHRAAQQPMAGTQEERGPMGLLRRLTSSLGRHEETQAAQEQAAPAQQQRRPLSAEASLYAPRRGQLDDHGRANPQPRSLGEDDQLEIPAFLRRQSN; encoded by the coding sequence ATGACTATCAAGCTCCAGAAGCCGGACATCACCGAGCTGAAGCCCCGCATCACCGTCTTCGGCGTTGGCGGCGGCGGCGGCAACGCGGTCAACAACATGATCACGGCGGGCCTCGAAGGCGTCGATTTCGTCGTCGCCAATACCGATGCCCAGGCCCTGTCCATGACCAAGGCCACCCGCATCATCCAGATGGGCGTGCAGGTCACCGAAGGTCTCGGCGCCGGTTCGCAGCCGGAAGTCGGCCGTGCGGCCGCCGAAGAGTGCATCGATGAGATTATCGATCACCTCAACGGCACCCACATGTGCTTCGTCACCGCCGGCATGGGCGGCGGCACCGGCACGGGCGCTGCCCCGATCGTCGCACAGGCCGCCCGCAACAAGGGCATCCTGACCGTCGGCGTCGTTACCAAGCCGTTCCACTTCGAAGGCGGCCGCCGCATGCGTCTGGCCGAGGAAGGTATACTGGAACTCCAGAAATCGGTCGACACGCTGATCGTCATCCCGAACCAGAACCTCTTCCGCATCGCCAACGACAAGACCACCTTCGCCGACGCCTTCGCGATGGCCGACCAGGTGCTCTATTCGGGCGTTGCCTGCATCACCGATCTGATGGTCAAGGAAGGCCTCATCAACCTCGACTTCGCCGACGTCCGCTCGGTGATGCGCGAGATGGGCCGCGCCATGATGGGCACGGGCGAAGCCTCGGGCGAAGGCCGCGCAATGGCCGCTGCCGAAGCCGCCATCGCCAACCCGCTGCTCGACGAAACCTCGATGAAGGGCGCGCAGGGCCTGCTGATCTCCATCACCGGCGGCCGCGACCTCACCCTCTTCGAAGTCGATGAAGCTGCGACCCGCATCCGCGAGGAAGTCGACCCGGACGCCAACATCATCCTCGGCGCTACCTTCGACGAGGAACTCGAAGGCCTCATCCGTGTCTCCGTCGTTGCCACGGGCATCGACCGCACGGCCTCGGAGGTGGCCGGTCGTTCGGCTGACTTTCGCAGCCTCAGCAAGCCGGTAGTCCGTCCCTCCGCCGCCGTTCCGGTCCAGCAGCATGCCCAGCCGGTCGCCGCTGCCGTGCAGCCGCAGCCTGTCATGCAGCACCAGCCGGTGATGCAGCAGCCCGTCATGCAGCAGCCGGCCGTCCAGCAGCCGGTGGCCGATCCGATCGCGGACGCCATCCGCGCCTCGGAAGAAAGCCTCGAGCGCGAGCTTGCCATTCCGGCAATGGCTCCGGCGCCGGTCCAGCCGGTCGTCGTTCACCATGAGGAGCCGCGCCTGCAGAACCGTCTCTTCGCCGCGCCCGTCGAAACGCCGGTCGTCCAGCGTTCGATCCCGGTCCAGCAGCCGGTTCAGCACGCTCCGGTCATGCAGCAGCGCGTCGAGCCGGCCGCTCCGATCATCCGTCAGGAGCCGCAGGCCATGCGCATGCCGAAGATCGAGGACTTCCCGCCGGTCGTGCAGGCGGAGATCGATCATCGCGCCGCCCAGCAGCCGATGGCCGGTACGCAGGAAGAGCGTGGCCCGATGGGCCTGCTGCGTCGCCTGACCTCCTCCCTCGGCCGTCATGAAGAGACCCAGGCCGCCCAGGAACAGGCCGCGCCCGCCCAGCAGCAGCGCCGTCCGCTCTCGGCCGAAGCCAGCCTCTACGCCCCGCGTCGCGGCCAGCTTGACGATCACGGCCGTGCGAATCCGCAGCCGCGCTCGCTCGGTGAGGACGACCAGCTGGAAATCCCGGCCTTCCTGCGCCGGCAGTCCAACTGA
- the lpxC gene encoding UDP-3-O-acyl-N-acetylglucosamine deacetylase has protein sequence MHMTMLGFQTTISNPVTISGTGVHSGAAVSITFNPSEADSGIVFQRQHDDGTVSEYRAVSAQVGNTDLCTVLGFSPSTAIATIEHVMAALYALGLDNVLIEVHGAEMPIMDGSSAPFIDAIDQVGLVALSVKRRYIRIVKPVRIEAGASWAEFSPYDGTRFEVEIDFDCPLIGRQSWKGDLTPATFRNELSRARTFGFMRDVERLWASGHALGSSLENSVVISDDNTVINVEGLRYAKDEFVRHKTLDAVGDLALAGAPFIGCYRSYRGGHKMNAHALKALLSDRTAYEVVEASTPRSRAGQRELIAVNAPEFAPWSL, from the coding sequence ATGCACATGACGATGCTCGGTTTCCAGACGACGATCTCCAACCCGGTGACGATTTCCGGGACGGGCGTCCATTCCGGTGCGGCCGTTTCGATCACCTTCAACCCGTCCGAGGCCGACAGCGGCATCGTCTTCCAGCGCCAGCACGACGACGGCACCGTCAGCGAGTACCGCGCCGTCTCCGCGCAGGTCGGCAACACGGACCTGTGCACCGTTCTCGGCTTCTCGCCGTCGACCGCCATCGCCACCATCGAGCATGTCATGGCCGCGCTCTATGCGCTCGGCCTCGACAACGTGCTGATCGAAGTGCATGGCGCCGAAATGCCGATCATGGACGGCAGCTCCGCGCCCTTCATCGACGCCATCGACCAGGTCGGCCTCGTCGCGCTGTCCGTCAAGCGCCGCTATATCCGTATCGTCAAGCCGGTCCGCATCGAAGCGGGTGCGTCCTGGGCCGAGTTTTCGCCCTATGACGGCACGCGATTCGAGGTCGAGATCGATTTCGACTGCCCGCTGATCGGCCGCCAGTCCTGGAAGGGCGACCTGACGCCCGCCACCTTCCGCAACGAGCTTTCGCGTGCCCGCACCTTCGGCTTCATGCGCGATGTCGAGCGCCTTTGGGCCTCCGGCCACGCGCTCGGCTCCTCGCTGGAGAACTCCGTCGTCATCTCCGATGACAATACGGTGATCAATGTCGAGGGCCTTCGCTACGCCAAGGACGAGTTCGTGCGCCACAAGACGCTCGATGCCGTGGGCGACCTTGCCCTTGCCGGCGCGCCCTTCATCGGCTGCTACCGCTCCTATCGCGGCGGTCACAAGATGAACGCCCATGCGCTGAAGGCTCTGCTCAGCGACCGCACCGCCTATGAGGTGGTCGAGGCTTCCACGCCGCGCTCGCGTGCCGGCCAGCGCGAGCTGATCGCCGTCAACGCTCCCGAGTTCGCGCCCTGGTCTCTGTGA